From Aquabacter sp. L1I39, the proteins below share one genomic window:
- a CDS encoding TrmB family transcriptional regulator has product MTTDIEEKLARIGITGTLYKLYLTAVGLGGASVTEVAAKAGLARTTAHDALAKLEAEGLIRFVDHGKRRFVVAQDPGVLLERIEARRQMIEDVMPVLRSMYHHESGQPNVRFHPGPEGIRTTLWDTLNSGDKVLRATLSMKELMAEPGLEEMERYLNERARRGIWLHVIRSAERDIVPIWPSSREHCRELRYAPAEHTLAMTCFIYGNKVALISSARESYGMIIDSAEFAAFQASMFDAMWSLSTPSPAVP; this is encoded by the coding sequence GTGACGACCGACATTGAAGAAAAGCTGGCCCGGATTGGCATCACCGGGACGCTCTACAAGCTCTATCTCACTGCGGTTGGCCTCGGAGGCGCGTCCGTCACGGAGGTCGCTGCGAAGGCTGGCCTTGCCCGCACCACCGCCCACGATGCCCTCGCCAAGCTGGAGGCCGAGGGCCTCATCCGCTTTGTCGACCACGGCAAGAGGCGCTTCGTGGTGGCGCAGGATCCCGGCGTGCTGCTGGAGCGCATCGAGGCGCGGCGGCAGATGATCGAGGACGTGATGCCGGTCCTGCGCTCCATGTATCACCATGAGAGCGGCCAGCCGAACGTGCGCTTTCATCCGGGTCCGGAAGGTATTCGGACCACTTTGTGGGACACGCTGAACAGTGGCGACAAGGTCTTGCGCGCCACGTTGTCCATGAAGGAGCTGATGGCCGAGCCGGGGCTGGAGGAAATGGAGCGCTATCTCAATGAGCGTGCTCGACGGGGCATCTGGCTGCATGTGATCCGCTCGGCCGAGCGGGACATCGTGCCCATCTGGCCTTCCAGTCGGGAGCACTGCCGCGAGCTGCGCTATGCGCCGGCGGAGCATACCTTGGCCATGACGTGCTTCATCTATGGAAACAAGGTAGCCCTGATTTCTTCCGCGCGAGAAAGCTACGGCATGATCATTGACAGCGCGGAATTTGCCGCTTTCCAGGCGTCGATGTTTGACGCCATGTGGAGCCTCAGCACCCCCTCTCCGGCTGTTCCCTGA
- a CDS encoding Ldh family oxidoreductase produces the protein MSVRAPVPPPVFATRHSEAALTTFAIAALTAAGADTATAEAATRAMMHASRLGIDSHGIRLLDHYLKALDGGRVAGRPHMVVVRDFGAVATLDAGAAHGARAAFAAMDHALAKAERFGIGAVGIRNSSHFGAAGAYALAAAERGYLGLAFCNSDSLMRLHDGAARFHGTNPIAAAAPVPGSRPWLLDMATSSIPYNRVLLYRSLDWQLPADVASDARGRNTTDPHLVDMLAPLGGAFGFKGAGLAGLVELFSSILTGARLSFDIPPMGGEDMSRARDVGAFVLALKPDAFLEPDAYAAGMARYLDSLRNSQAVEGGEVLAPGDREWREAERRQALGIPVDPQTVDAFQVIAGRYGIAPPA, from the coding sequence ATGTCAGTCCGAGCCCCCGTCCCCCCGCCCGTCTTTGCGACCCGGCACTCAGAGGCTGCGCTGACCACCTTTGCGATCGCGGCACTGACGGCCGCAGGCGCGGACACGGCCACGGCCGAGGCTGCCACCCGGGCCATGATGCACGCCTCCCGGCTCGGCATTGACAGCCACGGCATCCGCCTTCTCGACCATTATCTCAAAGCCCTGGACGGCGGCCGGGTGGCCGGCCGTCCGCATATGGTGGTCGTGCGGGATTTCGGTGCTGTCGCAACCTTGGATGCGGGCGCGGCCCATGGCGCGCGCGCCGCCTTTGCCGCCATGGACCATGCCCTCGCCAAGGCCGAGCGATTCGGCATTGGGGCAGTCGGCATCCGCAATTCCTCGCACTTCGGAGCCGCCGGTGCCTATGCACTTGCCGCGGCCGAGCGGGGCTATCTGGGGCTGGCATTTTGCAATTCCGACAGCCTGATGCGGTTGCACGATGGTGCGGCGCGCTTCCACGGCACCAATCCCATCGCCGCTGCCGCGCCGGTTCCGGGGAGCCGCCCCTGGCTGCTGGACATGGCGACAAGCTCTATCCCCTATAATCGCGTCCTGCTCTATCGCAGCCTCGACTGGCAATTGCCGGCGGACGTGGCCTCCGATGCGCGGGGGCGAAACACAACCGATCCTCATCTGGTGGACATGCTGGCGCCGCTCGGTGGAGCGTTTGGCTTCAAGGGGGCAGGTCTTGCCGGCCTGGTCGAGCTTTTCAGCTCCATTCTCACCGGAGCGCGGCTCAGCTTCGACATCCCGCCCATGGGGGGCGAGGACATGTCCAGGGCGCGGGATGTGGGCGCCTTCGTCTTGGCGCTGAAGCCGGATGCCTTCCTGGAGCCGGACGCTTATGCCGCCGGGATGGCGCGCTATCTGGACAGCTTGCGTAACAGCCAAGCGGTGGAAGGGGGCGAAGTCCTGGCGCCCGGCGATCGCGAATGGCGGGAGGCGGAACGGCGTCAGGCCCTTGGTATCCCCGTGGACCCCCAGACGGTGGATGCCTTCCAGGTCATTGCCGGCCGCTATGGCATTGCACCTCCAGCTTGA
- a CDS encoding ABC transporter permease, which yields MEAEANAGALAAQPAASRPARRFPPVSRLFANRSVRAGLGLAAFFGFWQAVCGLGLVDGFLLPSPVAVAQALWEMAVDGSLWVHLAASLQRVAVGFFLACIVGLALGLVCGWWRPVSDFVRPVVEALRPIPPLAWIPITILWFGLGDAASYFLVFLGAVFPAFVATYTAVRGLDRNQMNAALCLGAKPWQLFWDVLIPASLPIILPGLRIALGVGWMCVVTAELIAAQTGLGYLIQQSRMLFQINNVVAGMVTIGLVGFAMSVILERIERRVNAWAPSERN from the coding sequence ATGGAAGCAGAGGCCAATGCGGGCGCGCTGGCCGCCCAGCCTGCCGCCAGCAGGCCGGCGAGACGCTTCCCGCCTGTCTCCCGCCTCTTTGCCAACCGATCGGTGCGCGCGGGGCTCGGCCTCGCCGCCTTCTTCGGCTTCTGGCAGGCCGTGTGCGGGCTCGGGCTGGTGGACGGCTTCCTTCTGCCCTCGCCGGTAGCCGTGGCGCAGGCCCTGTGGGAGATGGCGGTGGATGGCTCGCTCTGGGTCCATCTGGCGGCGAGCCTCCAGCGCGTGGCGGTGGGCTTCTTCCTCGCCTGTATTGTCGGCCTCGCCCTTGGCCTCGTCTGCGGCTGGTGGCGGCCGGTGTCGGACTTTGTCCGGCCGGTCGTGGAGGCGCTCCGGCCCATCCCGCCTCTGGCCTGGATCCCCATCACCATCCTGTGGTTCGGCCTCGGCGATGCTGCCTCCTACTTCCTGGTGTTCCTGGGCGCCGTCTTCCCGGCCTTCGTCGCCACCTACACGGCCGTGCGCGGCCTCGACCGCAACCAGATGAATGCCGCGCTCTGTCTCGGCGCCAAGCCCTGGCAATTGTTCTGGGACGTGCTGATCCCCGCCTCGCTGCCCATCATTTTGCCGGGCCTTCGCATCGCGCTCGGCGTCGGCTGGATGTGCGTGGTGACGGCGGAGCTGATCGCCGCCCAGACGGGCCTTGGCTACCTGATCCAGCAGTCCCGCATGCTGTTCCAGATCAACAATGTGGTGGCCGGCATGGTCACCATCGGCCTGGTGGGCTTCGCCATGTCCGTCATACTCGAACGGATCGAGCGGCGTGTGAACGCCTGGGCTCCCTCCGAGCGCAATTGA